The Candidatus Methylomirabilis limnetica DNA window CGCCACCGTCGCCCGAGAGCGCCACGGTGACGTGACCCCGGGTCAACTTCGAGAGGAGCAGGGTCGGGATCTGGGAACTGTCGGCAAACGGCTCATCATACCAGCGCGGCAACTCAGGAATGATCTCCAAGGCGTGCTCGGGCGCGACGTACAGTTCGGTGTGCGCGGCGCCGAGATGCGCCGCCACGGCGCGAGCGTGGCGAGCCTCATCGTAGCGCGGCTCCGCGAAACCGATCGTGTAGGTGTTGACGGGACGGCTGCTCTGCGCCTGCATCAGGGCCACGACCAGGGACGAATCGATCCCGCCGGAGAGCAAGGCGCCCAGCGGTACGTCGGCGGCCATATGACGGCCGACAGCGTCGCGCAGCAGGGATTCTAGGCCGTCGACGGCCTCCGCCTCGCTGATGTCGAGACGGTTAGCAGCGGCCGCAGCGGCGACCTGCCGTGCGTCCCAATAGGGACGGACCTCGGGTGCGCCGGAATGGGGTAGCACAAGCAGATGGCCTGGCGGCAGCTTGCTGACCCTGCGATAGATGCTGTACGGGGCGGGTACGTGACTGTAACGAATGAAAGCGGCAAGGCTGTCCCGGTCGATCTCTGGTGTCCAGCCACCATGCGCGCGCAACGCCTTGAGCTCGGAGCCGAACAGAAACAGTTCGCCGAATCGGGCCCAGTAGAGCGGCTTGATGCCGATGCGATCACGCGCCAGCACCAGCGTCCGCGTGGCCCGGTCCCACACGGCAAAGGCGAACATGCCGTTGAGCCGCCCGAGCGCGGTTTCGACGCCCCACTCGGCGCACGCCTCGACCAAGACCTCGGTGTCCGAGTGTCCGCGAAACGGTCGTCCTGCCGCCACTAACGCGTCGCGCAGTTCGGCGTGATTGTAGATCTCGCCGTTGTAGGTCAGGACAAGGCGCCCGCAGGAAGAGACCATCGGCTGGCGCCCCGCTGGCGAGAGGTCGAGGATCGCGAGCCGCCGGTGTGCCAGCGATACCCCCACCGCCGGATCGGTCCATACGCCGGAGCCGTCCGGCCCGCGGTGGCGCAGGGTCGCCGCCATCGCCGCGCCTGTCGCCGCCAACTCATCGGCGTTGAGCGTGCTGCGCGCGTCAAGGAATCCGGCAATACCGCACACCTGCGCGCCTCCTCGAACTGGCGTTCGGTTTTCTGTGCTTCAAGACGGGTTGCTCCACATCGCTCGGATGTCCTGTGAAGGCAAGTGGCAGGTACCGTCGCCTGCTTGACGCCGCGCAAGCAGATGTATCACGACTAGTCCGACACAGTGGTCAGTTCTCACTCCGCACCTTCATCCCTTGGCCGCGCCCCCTGTCACGAGCTCGTCGGACGGAGGGGCGCCAGCGACACCGAGGAGAACCTTGAGGTAACGCTCCACCGCGTGATCGACGCTATAGCAGCGCGCTCGCGCGCGCAAGCGCCCGCGATCGGGGGGACGGTCGAGCACCGACTCTACGGCCGCCGCGAGCGCGGCGTCGTCACCCACGGGAACAAGCGGCCCGTACACGCCGCCGTCCAGAATCTCGGCGGCGCCGCCGGGACAATCCGTGCTCACGACGGGGCAGCCGCAAGCCATCGCCTCGATGAGCACACCCGGCAATCCCTCCCAGGCGGAGGAGAGCACAAAAACGGCGCTGCGTACCATGTAGGGATAGGGGTTGTCGACGTAGCCCGGAAGCTCGACGTCGTCGGCAATCCCGAGTGTTTCAGCGAGCGCCACGAGCCGCGCACGTCGGTCGCCTTTACCGTCGCCCAGGATCAGGAGCTTCGCCGGCCTCTTCGAGCGCAGCCTCGCGAAGGCGCGAAGCAGGGTGGGAAAATCCTTCTGCGCCGCGAGCCGACCGACGCCGAGGACCACGGGCGGCTGACCAGGCCGATACCAGGGATGATCGAGGGGTGCGCACGCCTTCTCCTCGAGCTCGGGTGTGACTACGGGGTTGGGGATGGTTGCAATACTCTCGTGTGGAATACCGGTTACCCGTGATAGATCGTGCGCGACATCCTCTGAAACAGCGATAAAGGCGTCAGCCCAGCGGTAGAACAGCCGTGCGAACACCGGCAGTAGTGGTCGGGGCAGCCTCTTCCAGTTCCAGGCGGAGCGCGAGAGGTGATTGCTCGCGCGCAGCACCAGGCGCGTTCCCGTGCGCGCCAGGCGGCGCGCCCACACCGCCGCGAGGTTGACGTGACTGGCCGCCGCCAGCAGGACATCTGGACGCTCTTGGCGCAGATAGCGTGCCAACGCCGGCACGCTTGCCCCCACTTGCAGGCGGTGTCCGCCGCGGACCAAGGGAAAGCGGAGCAGCCAGGATTCGAGCCGTACGAGCCGTACACGGGGCGAAAGCGCGCTCTGCAATGAGCCGTCCGAGCGCACGACTACAAGATGAACCTCGTGTCCGCGCGCGGCGAACGCGTGCGCGAGAGTGAGCGTGCGCCGCTGGGCTCCGCCACCCGACAGATTGGCCACGAAAAGCGCGATCACGCTGTTCGCGATCGGTGGAGCGCCCACACTCACGGTCTCACAGACCCTCCGTCGTGGAAGGCCTGCGGACGGATGGCGCCGTGGCTGTCGGCACGGTCAGAGGATAGGATCACTTTGACGGACGCGAAGGCCTCGCAGATGCGGTCGATCTGGTCAGGGGTGTGCGCCGCGCTCACGCTGCATCGGAGTAGACTCCCCCCATCGGGGGTAGCGGGTGGCAGGATCATGTTCACGTACACGTCTTGACGGAAAAGACCGTTCCAGAAGGCGATCGTATCTTCCGCCTGTCCGATTCGAACCGCGATGATCGGACTGGGTTCCGGACCCAGCCTGAATCCCAAACCTTTCAACGAGTCGTACAACCGCTGCGCGTTGGTCCAGAGCTTAAGACGCAGCTCGGGTGCCGTTCGGAGTCTTCGCAGGGCAGCCCTTGTGGAGGCAACAACCGATGGACATAGGGAGGCAGTGAAGATATACGGGCGACTGGCATACCGGACCAGTTCCATCACTGGATGATCCGAAACACAGAACCCGCCGGTGGCACCCAGGCTCTTACTGAAGGTCCCGACGATAAAATCGACACTGTCCTCGACACCGGCCTCCTCGGAGCGCCCGCGGCCACGCTCTCCCAAGACTCCAAGCGAGTGGGCCTCGTCCAGGAGCAGATAGGCGCCATGCTCCCGTTTCAAGGCCGCTATCTCCACCAGCGCCGATCTATCCCCCAGCATACTGTAGAGACCTTCTGCGATGATCAGCGTGTTGGGGCAACGCTTCCCCAGACGTGTCAGACGCTTATGGAGGTCAGCGGTATCGTTGTGGCGGAATCGAATGACCTCAGCACCGCTCATCCGGCAGCCATCATAGATGCTCGCATGGCAATCGGCATCGATCAGAATTACGTCTCCAGGACCGGCGAGCGCTGAAATGACGCCCAGGTTAGCCAGGTAGCCGGTCGAGAAGACATCGCACCATCGACGTCCATAAAACTCTGCCAGCTCTCTCTCTAACGCAAGGTGTCCAATGAAATTACCATTCGCCATTCTGGAACCGGTGGTACCTGTTCCTTGCTCCCGCACGGCGTGGGCCGCGGCTTCAATACACTGAGGATCGAACGTTAACCCCAGGTAGTTGTTCGTCCCTGCCAGGATCACCGGACGGCCGTTCACGACGGCCTCGGTCGGCGACAAGAGGCGCTCGATCGTCACCCGGAAGGGATCCTCGCTCACCATTGCTAATGATTTCCGGGCATCGGCCAACTGTCGGAACTTCTTCAGGAGAGCCATCACCTATGCTCCATAAGTTGCTCGATCTGCCTGGCAAAATCCCCAATGGTTCGTACATCCGAAACGATGTTGAGAGGAATGGAGATGTCGAACCGTTCCTCCAACTCAAGCAGAAGCTCCATGACCTTCAGCGAATCGAGATTGAGATCGGCTACGAGCTCTGTCTCCCCTGAAAGGATCTGTCCCACCTGCCCATATGGCTGCAGGATCTCGTAGAGTTGCGGCAGTATCGTCTCGTAGTGAGTCATCTGTAAATTAGCCTGACGTGAATAAGGTTATGCGCCCGCCCCTTGCCATGGTAACGGAAAATCAAGAGTGAGCCTCAGACCTTCTTCCAAACGCACCTTTGGCGTCCAGTTGGCAACTCGGCAGAACGGAGCGTTATCGCAGATCCAGTCCGGGTGCCTGAACTCCCGCACCTTTCCAGGGGTGAACATCGGCGCGTATCCTATCACGGATGCCACGATCTTGTTGAGCCTCGCGCCGACATTAGGGATCAGCTCCGGCACCTGAAAATGGATCACCCGTTTTCCGCGAAGTCGCTGGAAGGTCTCAATAACCTCATGCCAAGTATATCCATTAGGATGCCCATCATCTAACTCGAACGCTCGTTTCTCTACGGTATTGCTGATCAACCATTGTATCACGGCCTCTGCCAAGTCTTCCACATAGAGCAAGGAGAATCTGCCGTCTTTTCGACCCAGTATGGGGGCGATCCCGTACAGCATCAGACGAAGCAGAGGACGAATCGCGCGGTCCTCGGGGCCATAGACCACTGGAGGGCGAAGCGCGGTCCACGGGAGCCGATCGGCCGTTTCAGATAGGGCGAGCTCCCCCAGCCGCTTGCTGGCTGCGTAGGGTGACAACTCCGGCTCTCGAGCCGCCAACGATGATATCAGTAGAAATCTGGGCACGGGGCTTCGGCTGGCGGCAATATGGGCCAGCCGTGAGACCGCCTCAACGTTCGCCCGGTAAAAGTCGGCCTCGGTGATCCCGCGTACCGCCCCTGCGCAGTGGATCACGGCATCCGCATCGCCCACCAGACTTTCGAGGCAATCGCGATCTTCGAATGTACCCAGAACCCACTGAAGCGGAGTACTCGTAAGGCGGGCTGTCGGGGACGGTGACCGGCGTAGCGCACGTACGCGCCATCCTCCTTGTATCAGTCTCCGGGCTACAGCACTCCCAATGAATCCCGTCGCCCCCGTTAATGCAACAATGTCCCGCATGGCTCCGCTTGCGGGCGGGGTTGTATTGGACGAGTCCCGGCGGATCCGTTTTGGCTGTGAAAGAGCTGGGCTACGTTATTGCGGCTCAGGAATTCTTCCCGAGTCTTCGAGCGGGAAAGTTTCCCGGATGACGTGCGCGGCAGCGTACGGGGAGGAACGAGCTCAACGAAACAGTCGATCGCGAACTGCTCGCGGATCAACCCATGCAACCGATGGATACATTCGGTCCGCTTGACGGCATTCAGCTCCCGGTACTGGACGACCATCACGGCCAATTCAGTTCGGTTAGGAGTCTCGATCGAGAACGCGCATGCGTCGCCTATTCTGATTTCTGGTAATTCCTCGGCGAGATGTTCTAAGTCCTGAGGCCAGATGTTTCGACCGTGAATGATAATGACGTCTTTCTTCCGGCCAATGATGACAATGCTCCCTTCCACGAGATAGCCAATGTCTCCGGTATCAAGCCACCCATCAGAGGACAGGACCTTCCGAGTTTTCCCACGATCTCCGAGGTATCCGGACATGATGCTGGCACCCCGCGCAAAGATCACTCCGGCGCGGCGATCCGGGAGAACCTGACCCTGCTCATCTCGCACCTCAACCTGAATCCCAGGGAGAGCCGTGCCGCAATTGACAAAGCGGCTCGTATTTGTCACATCCGTTTCCGATTCGCACCCACGTCCGTTGAGCGGCATCGCTACTCCACGCTCTGACAAAGGCGTCCGCTCAACGTGATCAACGGTGATCCCTTCACCGAGGGATGCAAAGCTGATGGCAAGGGACGCCTCCGCCATGCCATAGCAGGCCAAAAAGGCGCCTGGCTTGAACCCGCTGGGTGCGAAGGCTGCTGCAAACTCCTCCAGGACATCAGGCCGAATCGTTTCAGCGCCTACCCCTGCGGCTCGCCACGCGCTGAGATCGAACTTGCCGACATCATCCCGCCTGAGACGCCTCGCACACATCTCGTATCCGAAAGTCGGACTGAAAGAGATGGTGGCCTTGGTCTGCGTCATCAGGGACAACCACAATCGGGGTCGCATGGCAAAGGATCGCGTTTTCAGGTAATCCACCGAGACCTGGCCCACCATCGGCGCAAGCACGAACCCGACAAGCCCCATGTCATGATAAAAAGGCAGCCAGGATACAGCGCGATCTCCGGGACGAATCTTGAGGCCTTGCGCGAGGATACCCTCCAGATTGGCGAGCACTGCAGTTTGGGTGATCATCACCCCTCGGGGCAACAGGGTGCTCCCCGAGGTGTATTGGATATAGGCCATCTCCGTGGAGCTTAAAGGCTCTAACTCCTGTTGGACTTCTGGAAGGCACGTGAAGGCTTCTACGGTCCCGATATGGTCCAACTCGAGGCCCTCGGAGGCCTCGCTCAGGAATGGGAAGAATTCAGGACCAGCCACCGCAACAGACGGCTGACAGTTCGCCAAAAGCGCCCTGAGTTGGGTGACGTATCTTTTGTGACCGCTTATCAGGAGCGAAGCCGACAGCGGAACAGGCACGAGGCCGGCATACTGACACGCGAAAAAGAAGCGTGGAAAATCCGGATCTGTGTCCGCAAC harbors:
- the asnB gene encoding asparagine synthase (glutamine-hydrolyzing), whose product is MCGIAGFLDARSTLNADELAATGAAMAATLRHRGPDGSGVWTDPAVGVSLAHRRLAILDLSPAGRQPMVSSCGRLVLTYNGEIYNHAELRDALVAAGRPFRGHSDTEVLVEACAEWGVETALGRLNGMFAFAVWDRATRTLVLARDRIGIKPLYWARFGELFLFGSELKALRAHGGWTPEIDRDSLAAFIRYSHVPAPYSIYRRVSKLPPGHLLVLPHSGAPEVRPYWDARQVAAAAAANRLDISEAEAVDGLESLLRDAVGRHMAADVPLGALLSGGIDSSLVVALMQAQSSRPVNTYTIGFAEPRYDEARHARAVAAHLGAAHTELYVAPEHALEIIPELPRWYDEPFADSSQIPTLLLSKLTRGHVTVALSGDGGDELFGGYKKYYRARALAQAGRYLPMPLRGAMAAAARWVLAGNAMLCGVLPVFLRPGLSLSRVSELTHAFAAVTEGDLYRQVVSTPEDPAAVIPGARERPDLLQDATAGASLPDFMERIGCLDMTTRLPDGILTKVDRASMAFGLEVRVPLLDHRIVEYVWRLTPALKYAGAGENKRLLRQVLYRHVPRALVDRPKRGFAVPVKVWLRGPLRPWAEELLDEQRLAEDGFFNPTLVRARWREHLAGSHNRQRLLWCVLMFQQWRRHQAAESAIPCERTA
- a CDS encoding glycosyltransferase, giving the protein MSVGAPPIANSVIALFVANLSGGGAQRRTLTLAHAFAARGHEVHLVVVRSDGSLQSALSPRVRLVRLESWLLRFPLVRGGHRLQVGASVPALARYLRQERPDVLLAAASHVNLAAVWARRLARTGTRLVLRASNHLSRSAWNWKRLPRPLLPVFARLFYRWADAFIAVSEDVAHDLSRVTGIPHESIATIPNPVVTPELEEKACAPLDHPWYRPGQPPVVLGVGRLAAQKDFPTLLRAFARLRSKRPAKLLILGDGKGDRRARLVALAETLGIADDVELPGYVDNPYPYMVRSAVFVLSSAWEGLPGVLIEAMACGCPVVSTDCPGGAAEILDGGVYGPLVPVGDDAALAAAVESVLDRPPDRGRLRARARCYSVDHAVERYLKVLLGVAGAPPSDELVTGGAAKG
- the spt gene encoding serine palmitoyltransferase, whose protein sequence is MALLKKFRQLADARKSLAMVSEDPFRVTIERLLSPTEAVVNGRPVILAGTNNYLGLTFDPQCIEAAAHAVREQGTGTTGSRMANGNFIGHLALERELAEFYGRRWCDVFSTGYLANLGVISALAGPGDVILIDADCHASIYDGCRMSGAEVIRFRHNDTADLHKRLTRLGKRCPNTLIIAEGLYSMLGDRSALVEIAALKREHGAYLLLDEAHSLGVLGERGRGRSEEAGVEDSVDFIVGTFSKSLGATGGFCVSDHPVMELVRYASRPYIFTASLCPSVVASTRAALRRLRTAPELRLKLWTNAQRLYDSLKGLGFRLGPEPSPIIAVRIGQAEDTIAFWNGLFRQDVYVNMILPPATPDGGSLLRCSVSAAHTPDQIDRICEAFASVKVILSSDRADSHGAIRPQAFHDGGSVRP
- a CDS encoding acyl carrier protein, with the protein product MTHYETILPQLYEILQPYGQVGQILSGETELVADLNLDSLKVMELLLELEERFDISIPLNIVSDVRTIGDFARQIEQLMEHR
- a CDS encoding NAD-dependent epimerase/dehydratase family protein, whose amino-acid sequence is MRDIVALTGATGFIGSAVARRLIQGGWRVRALRRSPSPTARLTSTPLQWVLGTFEDRDCLESLVGDADAVIHCAGAVRGITEADFYRANVEAVSRLAHIAASRSPVPRFLLISSLAAREPELSPYAASKRLGELALSETADRLPWTALRPPVVYGPEDRAIRPLLRLMLYGIAPILGRKDGRFSLLYVEDLAEAVIQWLISNTVEKRAFELDDGHPNGYTWHEVIETFQRLRGKRVIHFQVPELIPNVGARLNKIVASVIGYAPMFTPGKVREFRHPDWICDNAPFCRVANWTPKVRLEEGLRLTLDFPLPWQGAGA
- a CDS encoding fatty acyl-AMP ligase — translated: MKTGPTPTENTVPLRISGFSTLAEALDYAASGETGCNFYGDQGELHAVLPYADLREQARSLARRLLSLGLERGSRVAIVADTDPDFPRFFFACQYAGLVPVPLSASLLISGHKRYVTQLRALLANCQPSVAVAGPEFFPFLSEASEGLELDHIGTVEAFTCLPEVQQELEPLSSTEMAYIQYTSGSTLLPRGVMITQTAVLANLEGILAQGLKIRPGDRAVSWLPFYHDMGLVGFVLAPMVGQVSVDYLKTRSFAMRPRLWLSLMTQTKATISFSPTFGYEMCARRLRRDDVGKFDLSAWRAAGVGAETIRPDVLEEFAAAFAPSGFKPGAFLACYGMAEASLAISFASLGEGITVDHVERTPLSERGVAMPLNGRGCESETDVTNTSRFVNCGTALPGIQVEVRDEQGQVLPDRRAGVIFARGASIMSGYLGDRGKTRKVLSSDGWLDTGDIGYLVEGSIVIIGRKKDVIIIHGRNIWPQDLEHLAEELPEIRIGDACAFSIETPNRTELAVMVVQYRELNAVKRTECIHRLHGLIREQFAIDCFVELVPPRTLPRTSSGKLSRSKTREEFLSRNNVAQLFHSQNGSAGTRPIQPRPQAEPCGTLLH